Proteins encoded by one window of Rouxiella chamberiensis:
- a CDS encoding S66 peptidase family protein, protein MDFTSQPLLAQSLKPGDTLGFFSSSSPVTVTAPHRFARAQRFLQDKGFSLKAGNLTGKADFYRAGTIAERAEELNQLLRDPQVRCVMSTIGGMNSNALLPYLDYDAIRADPKIIIGYSDTTALLLGIYAKTGLITFYGPALVASFGEFPPLVDVTWNAFSDLLTGSPTLPYTYPLPDVWSDEKLNWDTRTPERPKTLYPNDCRFLGSGRVTGRVIGGNLNTLSGIWGSPYMPAIRHGDILFIEDSLKDIATVERAFSMLKINGVFDRVSAVLLGKHELFNDANSGRRPVDVLLEVMNDKRLPIVDGFDCCHTHPMLTLPLGGKIAIDFDREKVAILAPYLIP, encoded by the coding sequence ATGGATTTTACCTCTCAACCTTTGCTGGCTCAGTCACTTAAGCCCGGCGATACCCTGGGTTTTTTCTCCTCCTCTTCCCCTGTGACGGTGACGGCGCCCCACCGTTTCGCGCGTGCCCAGCGTTTTCTGCAAGACAAGGGCTTCTCTCTGAAGGCGGGCAATCTAACCGGCAAGGCGGATTTCTATCGCGCAGGAACGATTGCGGAAAGGGCCGAAGAGTTGAATCAGCTATTGCGGGATCCGCAGGTGCGCTGCGTGATGTCGACGATTGGCGGCATGAACAGCAATGCGCTGCTGCCCTATCTCGATTATGACGCCATTCGCGCCGACCCCAAGATTATCATCGGCTATTCGGATACTACCGCGCTGCTGCTCGGCATTTATGCCAAAACCGGCCTCATTACTTTTTATGGCCCCGCACTGGTCGCCTCGTTCGGCGAATTTCCGCCGCTGGTCGATGTGACCTGGAACGCGTTTTCCGACCTGCTGACCGGCTCGCCCACCCTGCCCTATACCTATCCTCTTCCGGATGTCTGGAGTGATGAAAAGCTCAACTGGGACACGCGCACGCCGGAACGCCCGAAAACGCTCTACCCCAACGATTGCCGGTTTCTCGGCTCGGGGCGTGTGACGGGCCGGGTCATCGGCGGCAATCTGAATACGTTGTCGGGTATTTGGGGCAGCCCTTATATGCCTGCTATTCGGCACGGAGACATTCTGTTTATCGAGGACAGTCTCAAAGATATTGCCACCGTCGAACGCGCCTTTTCGATGCTGAAAATCAACGGCGTGTTCGACAGGGTGTCGGCTGTCCTGCTTGGAAAACACGAGCTGTTCAATGATGCCAACAGTGGACGTCGTCCGGTTGACGTGCTGCTTGAGGTGATGAACGACAAGCGGCTGCCCATCGTCGACGGTTTCGACTGTTGTCATACGCATCCGATGCTGACCCTGCCGTTGGGCGGAAAAATAGCGATCGATTTCGATCGTGAAAAGGTCGCGATTCTCGCCCCTTATTTAATCCCATAA
- a CDS encoding MbtH family protein → MEKLNPFDDEQQPTLVVQNGQQQYSLWPDFSAIPAGWQPVFGPTARAECITWLESHWPTLQPAS, encoded by the coding sequence GTGGAAAAGCTTAATCCTTTTGATGACGAACAACAGCCCACTCTGGTGGTGCAAAACGGCCAGCAGCAATACAGCCTGTGGCCCGATTTCAGCGCGATCCCGGCAGGCTGGCAGCCGGTATTCGGGCCGACAGCGCGTGCCGAGTGCATAACCTGGCTCGAGAGCCATTGGCCCACTCTGCAGCCGGCTTCGTAG
- the fepG gene encoding iron-enterobactin ABC transporter permease: MSMNSALERRHPAEKNLRLARPVLTVAALLICCALLAVYALGNGTLPLSAHQVIDALRGEGPKNLAVIVTQWRLPRVAMALILGAALGISGAIFQSLMRNPLGSPDVIGFNTGAYSGVLVAIVLFNGSINEITAGAMAGGIITGLLVYWLAWRKGVETFRLIIVGIAIRALLIGGNTWLIINASLESALTAGLWSAGSLNGITWQKSLPAIGVIIFAVLLAQALCRRMRLLEMGDDTACALGVPVERSRLLLMLVGVSLTAAATAVAGPISFIALVAPQISRRLCPNQKQPLLFAALTGALLLLAADVIAQRVFLPYQLPVGVLTVSLGGLYLIGLLIRESRR; this comes from the coding sequence ATGAGCATGAATTCCGCCCTCGAACGCCGACATCCGGCAGAGAAAAACCTTCGCCTTGCGCGGCCTGTTTTGACCGTGGCGGCGCTGTTGATCTGCTGTGCGCTACTGGCAGTTTATGCCCTCGGCAACGGCACACTGCCCCTCTCCGCCCATCAGGTTATCGATGCGCTGCGCGGGGAAGGTCCGAAAAATCTGGCGGTGATCGTCACGCAATGGCGTTTGCCACGCGTGGCGATGGCCTTGATTCTGGGCGCGGCGCTCGGCATCAGCGGCGCGATTTTCCAGTCGCTGATGCGCAATCCGCTCGGCAGCCCCGATGTCATAGGCTTTAACACCGGCGCTTACAGCGGTGTGCTGGTCGCCATCGTCTTGTTCAACGGCAGCATCAATGAAATCACCGCCGGTGCCATGGCAGGCGGGATCATAACGGGTCTGCTGGTGTACTGGCTCGCGTGGCGAAAAGGCGTGGAAACCTTCCGGTTGATCATTGTAGGCATCGCCATTCGCGCCTTGCTGATTGGCGGCAACACCTGGCTGATTATCAATGCCTCGCTGGAGTCGGCGCTGACCGCCGGGCTTTGGAGCGCAGGCTCGCTCAACGGTATTACCTGGCAGAAAAGCCTGCCCGCCATCGGAGTGATTATTTTTGCCGTGCTGCTGGCGCAGGCGCTGTGCCGCCGAATGCGCCTGCTGGAGATGGGCGATGATACCGCCTGTGCGCTGGGTGTGCCGGTCGAGCGTTCGCGCCTGCTGCTGATGCTGGTTGGTGTGTCGCTTACCGCCGCCGCTACCGCCGTGGCCGGTCCCATTTCGTTTATCGCGCTGGTGGCCCCGCAGATTTCCCGCCGCCTCTGCCCGAATCAGAAGCAGCCGCTGCTGTTTGCCGCCCTGACCGGCGCGTTGCTGCTGCTGGCCGCCGACGTTATCGCCCAGCGCGTATTCCTTCCCTATCAACTGCCCGTGGGGGTGCTGACGGTGAGTCTCGGCGGCCTCTATCTGATTGGCCTGCTAATTCGAGAGTCTCGCCGCTAA
- the acs gene encoding acetate--CoA ligase, which produces MSQSHKHPVPASIAEHALITPEKYEQYYQLSVEDPDAFWGEQAKVIDWIKPFTKVKNTSFAPGNIDIRWFEDGTLNLAANCLDRHLAERGDQVAIIWEGDDPKAENKFVTYKQLHEDVCKFANVLKDKGIGKGDVVAIYMPMVPEAAVAMLACARIGAVHSVIFAGFSPEAVAGRIIDSNAKLVITADEGLRAGRTIPLKQNVDDALKNPAVVTVSHVIVYQRTGKKGEWKEGRDLWWHEVTANASGDCPPTEMKAEDPLFILYTSGSTGKPKGVLHTTGGYLVYAALTFKYTFDYHAGDVYWCTADVGWVTGHSYLLYGPLAVGAVTLMFEGVPNHPTTNRMSQVIDKHQVNILYTAPTAIRALMAEGDKAIEGTSRSSLRIMGTVGEPINPEAWEWYYKTIGNSQCPIVDTWWQTETGGFMITPLPGATELKAGSATRPFFGVQPALVDNEGNPQEGATEGNLVIIDSWPGQARTLYGDHERFEQTYFSTFKNMYFSGDGARRDEDGYYWITGRVDDVLNISGHRLGTAEIESALVSHPKIAEAAVVGFPHSIKGQAIYAYVTLNHGEEPTPELYTEVRNWVRKEIGPIATPDILHWTDSLPKTRSGKIMRRILRKIAAGDTSNFGDTSTLADPGVVDKLLEEKQSMKASS; this is translated from the coding sequence ATGAGCCAATCTCACAAGCACCCTGTTCCTGCCTCCATTGCGGAACACGCCCTGATTACGCCTGAGAAATATGAGCAATATTATCAATTGTCTGTGGAAGATCCGGACGCATTCTGGGGCGAACAGGCCAAAGTGATCGACTGGATCAAACCTTTCACCAAAGTGAAAAACACCTCTTTTGCACCGGGCAATATCGACATTCGCTGGTTTGAAGACGGCACCCTGAATCTGGCGGCCAACTGTCTTGATCGTCATCTCGCCGAGCGCGGCGATCAGGTCGCTATCATCTGGGAAGGCGACGATCCCAAGGCGGAGAACAAGTTCGTAACCTATAAACAGCTGCATGAAGATGTCTGCAAATTCGCCAACGTTTTGAAAGATAAAGGCATTGGCAAAGGCGACGTGGTCGCAATCTATATGCCGATGGTGCCGGAAGCGGCGGTTGCCATGCTGGCCTGCGCACGCATCGGCGCAGTGCATTCGGTGATTTTCGCCGGTTTCTCGCCGGAAGCGGTGGCGGGCCGAATTATCGATTCCAATGCCAAGCTGGTGATAACCGCCGACGAAGGGCTGCGCGCCGGGCGAACCATTCCATTGAAGCAGAACGTCGATGATGCGCTGAAAAATCCGGCCGTCGTGACGGTAAGCCATGTGATTGTCTATCAACGCACCGGTAAAAAAGGCGAGTGGAAAGAAGGACGCGATCTATGGTGGCACGAGGTTACGGCCAACGCCTCCGGGGATTGCCCGCCGACCGAAATGAAGGCCGAAGATCCGCTGTTCATTCTCTATACCTCGGGGTCGACCGGCAAACCCAAAGGCGTGCTGCATACTACCGGCGGTTATCTGGTCTATGCGGCGCTGACCTTCAAATACACCTTTGATTATCATGCCGGAGATGTGTACTGGTGTACCGCCGACGTGGGCTGGGTGACAGGGCACAGCTATCTGCTGTACGGACCGCTGGCCGTCGGTGCCGTCACCCTGATGTTCGAGGGTGTGCCGAACCATCCGACCACCAACCGCATGTCGCAGGTTATCGACAAGCATCAGGTCAATATCCTCTATACCGCTCCGACCGCTATCCGGGCGCTGATGGCCGAAGGCGACAAGGCGATTGAAGGCACCAGCCGCAGTTCGCTGCGTATCATGGGCACAGTGGGCGAACCTATCAATCCAGAAGCCTGGGAGTGGTACTACAAGACGATTGGCAACAGCCAATGCCCTATCGTCGATACCTGGTGGCAGACGGAAACCGGCGGTTTCATGATAACCCCGCTGCCGGGCGCGACCGAATTGAAAGCCGGCTCTGCAACGCGTCCCTTCTTCGGCGTGCAGCCAGCGCTGGTCGATAACGAGGGCAATCCGCAGGAAGGCGCGACAGAGGGCAATCTGGTTATCATCGACTCCTGGCCGGGTCAGGCGCGTACGCTTTACGGCGACCATGAGCGCTTCGAGCAGACCTATTTCTCGACCTTCAAGAATATGTACTTCAGCGGTGACGGCGCGCGTCGTGACGAAGACGGTTATTACTGGATAACGGGCCGTGTCGATGACGTGCTCAATATCTCGGGCCACCGTCTGGGCACCGCCGAAATTGAATCGGCGCTGGTGTCGCATCCAAAAATCGCCGAAGCGGCGGTTGTGGGCTTCCCGCACAGCATCAAGGGACAGGCGATTTATGCCTACGTCACGCTGAATCACGGCGAAGAACCTACGCCGGAACTCTATACCGAAGTGCGCAACTGGGTGCGCAAAGAGATAGGCCCCATCGCAACGCCGGATATCCTGCACTGGACGGATTCGCTGCCAAAAACGCGTTCCGGAAAAATCATGCGCCGTATTCTGCGCAAAATCGCTGCGGGTGATACCAGCAACTTCGGCGATACCTCTACCCTCGCCGATCCTGGCGTGGTCGACAAGCTGTTGGAAGAAAAACAATCAATGAAAGCGTCGTCATAA
- the fes gene encoding enterochelin esterase, with amino-acid sequence MKSDCLHTPSTSASHTLLNSKHAGSNGWWLEVARRGTPWIERSGEGLCNVTFFWRDPQGSEYTSPYKRVWVNINCLTDHHQSSPPQSLQRLNGTDVWYWQITLKSDWRGSYSFIPSVDERAFTAETDGDFDRMFAVRSWWRTLFASATHDLLNPHRSWAGAKGHALSGIHLPDAPPQPAWQEFDSYATSNGRCIPAAPANIQRYQWNSPRLGNTRNVWIYSTGEGAHPASRPLAVLLDGQFWSQKMPIWEPLMQQTAQGKLPAAVYVLIEVIDSQQRGRELTCNPDFWQAVQEELLPDIARRAPHTQDPAKTVVAGQSFGGLSSLYAGLNWPQRFGCVLAQSGSFWWPRRDMLQGDAVPEDACWLPKQVAQGLGKNSPLKIFMEAGRHEGLIHKVNDSLVNIFRHTDHQVHYRVVEGGHDALCWRGGLLDGLEALWADDFVSHQPPLSFTLDTITAGAHRGKA; translated from the coding sequence TTGAAATCAGATTGTCTGCATACACCGTCTACCTCGGCAAGCCATACGCTGCTCAACAGCAAGCACGCAGGAAGCAACGGCTGGTGGCTGGAAGTGGCCCGACGTGGAACGCCATGGATTGAGCGTTCAGGTGAAGGGCTTTGCAACGTCACCTTCTTCTGGCGCGATCCGCAGGGGAGCGAATATACCTCTCCCTACAAACGGGTCTGGGTCAATATCAACTGCCTGACGGACCATCATCAGTCTTCTCCGCCGCAAAGCCTGCAGCGATTGAACGGAACCGATGTCTGGTATTGGCAGATTACGCTGAAGTCCGACTGGCGTGGCAGCTACAGCTTTATTCCGAGCGTCGACGAGCGTGCCTTTACCGCCGAAACCGACGGAGATTTTGACCGCATGTTCGCGGTGCGCAGCTGGTGGCGCACGCTGTTTGCCAGTGCGACTCACGACCTGCTGAATCCGCATCGTTCATGGGCAGGCGCGAAGGGCCACGCGCTCTCCGGCATTCATCTGCCTGATGCGCCGCCTCAGCCTGCATGGCAGGAGTTCGACAGTTACGCCACCTCGAACGGGCGTTGCATTCCCGCAGCACCGGCGAATATTCAACGCTATCAATGGAACAGTCCGCGTCTTGGCAACACGCGCAATGTGTGGATCTACAGCACCGGCGAAGGTGCCCATCCGGCTTCACGTCCGCTGGCCGTTCTGCTCGACGGGCAGTTCTGGTCTCAGAAGATGCCCATCTGGGAACCTCTGATGCAGCAGACGGCGCAGGGAAAATTGCCCGCTGCCGTCTATGTGCTGATTGAGGTGATAGACAGCCAGCAGCGCGGCAGGGAACTGACCTGCAATCCTGATTTCTGGCAGGCGGTGCAGGAAGAGTTGCTGCCCGACATTGCACGGCGTGCGCCGCACACGCAAGATCCCGCCAAAACCGTGGTGGCAGGCCAGAGCTTCGGCGGCCTGTCGTCGCTGTATGCCGGACTCAACTGGCCACAGCGTTTTGGCTGCGTGCTGGCGCAATCCGGCTCCTTCTGGTGGCCGCGCCGCGACATGCTGCAAGGCGATGCTGTGCCGGAAGATGCCTGCTGGCTGCCCAAACAGGTCGCGCAGGGATTGGGTAAAAACAGCCCCCTGAAAATCTTTATGGAAGCGGGACGCCACGAAGGGCTGATCCATAAGGTCAACGACAGTCTGGTCAATATTTTCAGGCATACCGATCACCAGGTGCATTACCGCGTGGTCGAAGGCGGGCACGACGCATTGTGCTGGCGTGGCGGATTGCTCGACGGGCTGGAAGCGCTGTGGGCCGACGATTTCGTCAGCCATCAGCCTCCGCTCTCATTTACTTTGGATACGATTACAGCAGGAGCGCATCGTGGAAAAGCTTAA
- a CDS encoding DUF485 domain-containing protein: protein MNDLIYQKVESNPRFKELVYKRSRFAWLLSIITLVLYVGFIFLIAFEPQWLGTPLYEGATITRGIPVGVGLIVISFVMTGIYVVRANGEFDHLTADIVREVQP from the coding sequence ATGAATGATCTCATTTATCAAAAGGTTGAAAGTAATCCGCGCTTTAAAGAGTTGGTGTATAAACGCAGCCGGTTCGCCTGGCTGCTTTCCATTATCACGTTGGTACTGTACGTCGGATTTATCTTTCTGATTGCCTTCGAGCCCCAGTGGCTGGGGACGCCGCTTTACGAGGGCGCGACCATCACGCGGGGCATCCCGGTAGGCGTCGGCCTCATCGTCATCTCCTTTGTCATGACCGGTATTTATGTAGTGCGCGCCAATGGCGAATTTGACCACCTGACGGCCGATATCGTGCGCGAGGTGCAACCATGA